A window of Cryptomeria japonica chromosome 3, Sugi_1.0, whole genome shotgun sequence contains these coding sequences:
- the LOC131874621 gene encoding lysine-specific demethylase JMJ13-like, translated as MIAFSRLINDPLGTSKWNLQDISRLPKSVLCLLEAPILGVSDPMLYIGMLFSMFAWHVEDHYLYSINYHHCGASKTWYGVPGHATYDFENVVMENVYAAEMSILKEMMQLLVC; from the exons ATGATCGCCTTCTCGAGATTAATAAATGATCCACTAGGAACCAGCAAGTGGAACTTACAG GATATTTCGAGGCTTCCAAAATCTGTTTTGTGCCTACTTGAAGCTCCAATTCTG GGGGTGAGTGACCCAATGCTTTACATTGGAATGCTCTTTAGCATGTTTGCATGGCATGTTGAAGATCACTATTTATACAG CATTAACTATCACCATTGTGGTGCATCCAAGACATGGTATGGTGTTCCTGGGCATGCAACTTATGATTTTGAAAATGTAGTTATGGAAAATGTGTATGCTGCAGAAATGTCCATTCTGAAGGAGATGATGCAACTTTTAGTTTGTTGA